Proteins encoded within one genomic window of Glycine soja cultivar W05 chromosome 1, ASM419377v2, whole genome shotgun sequence:
- the LOC114414995 gene encoding CASP-like protein 5B2 yields the protein MMKRLLGGPGTISGFLLRFGQCAFGAASIAIMVTSFGFSSYTAFCYLIASMGLQVLWSFGLACLDIYALRRKRDLQNPILVSLFVVGDWVTATLSLAAACSSAGIVVLYTRDLTACATSKHLTCNRYQISVAMAFVTWVLTAMSSHVMFWILASV from the exons ATGATGAAGCGGCTGTTGGGTGGGCCCGGGACGATTAGCGGGTTCCTGTTGAGGTTTGGGCAATGCGCATTTGGTGCCGCTTCGATTGCTATTATGGTCACTTCCTTTGGCTTCTCTAGCTACACCGCTTTCTG CTATTTAATTGCATCAATGGGACTTCAAGTGCTCTGGAGCTTTGGACTTGCATGTCTTGATATTTATGCTTTGAGGAGAAAGAGAGACCTACAAAATCCTATTCTTGTCAGCCTGTTTGTTGTGGGTGATTGG GTAACAGCGACTTTATCACTTGCCGCTGCATGCTCATCAGCAGGAATTGTAGTATTATACACAAGAGACCTGACTGCATGCGCGACTAGTAAGCATCTCACATGCAACAGATACCAGATTTCTGTGGCCATGGCTTTTGTCACCTGGGTTCTCACAGCAATGTCATCGCATGTGATGTTCTGGATCTTGGCCTCAGTCTAG
- the LOC114425141 gene encoding NADPH-dependent aldo-keto reductase, chloroplastic-like, protein MGDLESILACAFWVIRKEPSPTLAPPNSHPNSWSSPLESQGVKINYDAAIKHGTCGSPPNSVFIVFSTLLKTVLFLCVEKICLYLVPEQRSSAFLTTSRCTDHAPEALDRALKELQLDYLDLYLIHFPVRMKKGSVGLKPEKVIQHDIPSTWRAMEALFYSGKVRAIGVSNFSSKKLQDLLDMARVPPAVIQVECHPQWQQPKMHAFCESKGIHLTGYSPLGSGDASGDILKYPVLKEVAEKLGKTPAQVALRWGLHVGHSVLPMSSNEVRIKENLDVFDRPIPEDLMAKFSEIKQAST, encoded by the exons ATGGGGGATTTGGAATCTATCTTGGCTTGTGCTTTTTGGGTCATAAGGAAGGAGCCTAGTCCAACGTTGGCACCGCCTAATTCCCACCCTAATAGCTGGTCTTCACCATTGGAATCCCAAGGAGTCAAGATCAACTATGATGCGGCCATCAAGCATGGA ACTTGTGGATCACCACCAAACtctgtttttattgttttctcaacTCTTCTGAAAACTGTGTTGTTTCTTTGTGttgaaaaaatatgtttgtatTTGGTTCCTGAACAGAGATCCTCTGCTTTCTTGACTACATCCAGGTGCACAGATCATGCTCCAGAAGCATTAGATAGAGCTTTGAAAGAATTGCAACTTGACTACCTAGATCTCTATCTT ATACATTTTCCAGTCCGCATGAAAAAGGGATCAGTTGGATTAAAGCCTGAAAAAGTTATACAACATGACATACCAAGTACATGGAGAGCAATGGAGGCACTCTTCTACTCTGGCAAGGTTAGAGCCATAGGAGTGAGCAATTTCTCTTCAAAGAAGCTTCAAGATCTGTTGGATATGGCAAGAGTTCCTCCAGCTGTTATACAAGTGGAATGCCACCCACAATGGCAGCAGCCAAAGATGCATGCATTTTGCGAGTCTAAAGGGATTCACCTAACT GGATACTCTCCTCTGGGATCAGGAGATGCTAGTGGTGACATCCTTAAATATCCAGTTCTCAAGGAAGTTGCAGAGAAATTAGGGAAGACACCAGCACAAGTTGCCCTTAGATGGGGCCTGCACGTAGGTCATAGTGTTCTGCCTATGAGTAGTAATGAGGTTAGGATCAAGGAAAATCTGGATGTGTTTGACCGGCCCATTCCTGAAGATTTGATGGCCAAATTCTCTGAAATTAAGCAGGCAAGTACTtag
- the LOC114414986 gene encoding uncharacterized protein LOC114414986 gives MEGLIPFVYKAIMQYKNGKQGPIGSWLCESPSYSYMKLPGDSGRFHTSASSLIGSDYGFSASSPSSMLATSSTQIIVSSSVQSPHRCVNSPRVPT, from the coding sequence ATGGAGGGTCTAATTCCATTTGTGTACAAAGCTATAATGCAGTACAAGAATGGGAAACAAGGGCCTATCGGTTCATGGCTTTGTGAGTCACCTTCTTACTCATACATGAAACTTCCCGGTGACTCGGGTCGGTTTCATACCTCTGCTTCTTCTCTGATTGGGTCAGATTATGGTTTTTCAGCTTCTTCACCATCTTCTATGCTTGCTACTTCTTCAACCCAAATCATAGTCTCTTCCAGTGTTCAATCGCCGCACCGTTGCGTGAATTCACCAAGAGTTCCAACATGA